One segment of Streptomyces sp. NBC_01463 DNA contains the following:
- a CDS encoding MarR family transcriptional regulator, which produces MATPRTDPLTLEVVELIGSVVARYYEEYEQAASAHSLTGAQARVLGLLSLDPLPMRRIAQKLKCEPSNVTGIVDRLEARGLVERRPDPADRRVKLAAPTEEGARTARKLRDSLGFAREPLAGLSDQERAVLRDLLRRMLGMEPADLS; this is translated from the coding sequence ATGGCCACCCCGCGCACGGACCCGCTGACCCTCGAAGTCGTCGAGCTGATCGGCTCGGTCGTGGCGCGGTACTACGAGGAGTACGAGCAGGCCGCGTCCGCCCACAGCCTCACCGGCGCCCAGGCCCGCGTCCTCGGACTGCTCTCCCTGGATCCGCTGCCGATGCGCCGGATAGCCCAGAAGCTGAAGTGCGAGCCGTCGAACGTCACGGGGATCGTCGACCGTCTCGAGGCGCGCGGACTGGTGGAGCGGCGGCCCGATCCGGCCGACCGGCGGGTGAAGCTGGCCGCGCCCACGGAGGAGGGCGCCCGGACGGCCCGGAAGCTGCGCGACTCGCTCGGCTTCGCCCGCGAACCCCTGGCGGGTCTCTCGGACCAGGAGCGCGCGGTCCTGCGGGACCTGCTGCGCCGGATGCTGGGGATGGAACCGGCCGACCTCTCCTGA
- a CDS encoding NADP-dependent oxidoreductase has translation MSATLPTSSREWHLVARPHGWPKAEDFALREAPVTAPAEGRVLVRNLHFSVDPYMRGRMNDVKSYTPPFKLDHPMEGGAVGEIVASNAEGFAVGDHVLHGLGWREYADVPAKHAVKVDASLAPLSAYLGVLGMTGLTAYAGLFDVASFKEGDVVFVSGAAGAVGSQVGQMAKIKGAARVIGSAGSDEKVKLLVEEYGFDAAFNYKNGPVAQQLREAAPDGIDVYFDNVGGEHLEAAISSFNVHGRATICGMIAQYNATEPTPGPRNLALVIGKRLRLQGMLVGDHADLQGQFVQEVAGWLASGELKYRETVVEGIENGFEAFLGLLRGENTGKMIVSLG, from the coding sequence ATGTCTGCAACTCTTCCCACGTCCAGCCGTGAATGGCACCTCGTAGCCCGTCCGCACGGCTGGCCGAAGGCCGAGGATTTCGCACTGCGTGAGGCGCCGGTCACCGCTCCCGCCGAGGGCCGGGTCCTCGTCCGCAACCTGCACTTCTCGGTCGACCCGTACATGCGCGGCCGGATGAACGACGTGAAGTCGTACACCCCGCCGTTCAAGCTGGACCACCCCATGGAGGGTGGCGCGGTCGGCGAGATCGTCGCGTCGAACGCCGAGGGCTTCGCGGTCGGCGACCACGTGCTGCACGGTCTGGGCTGGCGAGAGTACGCCGACGTCCCCGCCAAGCACGCGGTGAAGGTCGACGCCTCCCTCGCCCCGCTCTCCGCCTACCTCGGCGTGCTCGGCATGACCGGTCTCACCGCCTACGCCGGCCTGTTCGACGTGGCCTCCTTCAAGGAGGGCGACGTGGTCTTCGTCTCCGGCGCCGCCGGTGCGGTCGGCAGCCAGGTCGGCCAGATGGCGAAGATCAAGGGCGCCGCGCGGGTCATCGGCTCCGCCGGCTCCGACGAGAAGGTCAAGCTCCTGGTCGAGGAGTACGGCTTCGACGCCGCCTTCAACTACAAGAACGGCCCCGTCGCTCAGCAGCTGCGCGAGGCCGCCCCCGACGGCATCGACGTCTACTTCGACAACGTCGGCGGCGAGCACCTCGAAGCCGCGATCTCCTCGTTCAACGTGCACGGCCGCGCGACCATCTGCGGCATGATCGCCCAGTACAACGCGACCGAGCCCACCCCCGGCCCGCGCAACCTCGCCCTCGTCATCGGCAAGCGGCTGCGCCTCCAGGGCATGCTCGTCGGCGACCACGCCGACCTCCAGGGGCAGTTCGTCCAGGAGGTGGCCGGCTGGCTGGCCTCCGGCGAGCTGAAGTACCGCGAGACCGTCGTCGAGGGCATCGAGAACGGCTTCGAGGCCTTCCTCGGTCTGCTCCGCGGCGAGAACACCGGGAAGATGATCGTCTCCCTCGGCTGA
- a CDS encoding organic hydroperoxide resistance protein, whose protein sequence is MTIQDITVAYTAVATAENGRDGRVSSDDGKLDVVVNPPKEMGGSGAGTNPEQLFAAGYSACFQGALGVVARQEKADITGSTVTAAVSIGKTEAGGFGLEVAITATIPNVDAATAQALIEKAHQVCPYSNATRGNIKVALSVV, encoded by the coding sequence ATGACCATTCAGGACATCACCGTCGCGTACACCGCCGTCGCCACCGCCGAGAACGGCCGTGACGGCAGGGTCTCCTCGGACGACGGCAAGCTCGACGTGGTCGTCAACCCGCCGAAGGAGATGGGCGGCAGCGGCGCCGGCACCAACCCGGAGCAGCTCTTCGCCGCCGGTTACAGTGCCTGCTTCCAGGGCGCGCTCGGCGTCGTGGCGCGCCAGGAGAAGGCCGACATCACCGGCTCCACGGTGACCGCCGCGGTCTCCATCGGCAAGACGGAGGCCGGTGGCTTCGGTCTGGAGGTCGCGATCACCGCGACCATCCCGAACGTGGACGCGGCGACCGCGCAGGCGCTCATCGAGAAGGCCCACCAGGTCTGCCCGTACTCGAACGCCACGCGCGGCAACATCAAGGTGGCGCTCTCGGTCGTCTGA
- a CDS encoding extracellular solute-binding protein, whose protein sequence is MGRPGLNRRQLITGLGGAAVAGSFGFAALGSGADALASDAATRVRYWNLFSGGDGYNMIAMLDAFRREHPGTEVKDSTLQWGSPFYTKLAMAAAGNRAPDLGVMHLGRVTGFSPGRLLDPWDVGLLAKYGVREADFNPALWKRAVVDGKLYALPLDIHVQLCFYRKDVLRKAGLLGDDGRIVPVTSTEEWFDVLKEAKKATKKGLQTIGLWANDQNFQWWFFVAFYTQLGGTWFDAADSDVTFDTDKATQVLEFMRRHITDGYSDPGFAGAAGAEQFLNGSPFCWEGNWSVPVFDGAKTEYGATPLPPVFGKRATHAESHSFVLPHQSGRGGDANEAAHELAAYVVRHAQQWAAGGHIPAYTPTLSTAAYKKLEPQNEYVSAMDHQATEPKVWFAGSTGILAQRVGPIAASSMLGSARPEAAARRMRSTLAELLAMKNPMDGRTAAQAGAAA, encoded by the coding sequence ATGGGACGACCTGGCCTGAATCGCAGGCAACTGATCACCGGCCTCGGCGGTGCGGCCGTCGCCGGCAGCTTCGGCTTCGCGGCGCTGGGAAGCGGTGCGGACGCCCTCGCGTCGGACGCGGCCACCCGGGTCCGCTACTGGAACCTCTTCAGCGGCGGCGACGGCTACAACATGATCGCGATGCTCGACGCCTTCCGCAGGGAGCACCCCGGCACCGAGGTGAAGGACTCGACGCTCCAGTGGGGCAGCCCCTTCTACACCAAGCTCGCCATGGCGGCGGCGGGCAACCGCGCACCGGACCTCGGCGTCATGCACCTGGGCCGCGTCACCGGGTTCTCACCGGGCCGCCTGCTCGACCCCTGGGACGTCGGCCTGCTCGCCAAGTACGGCGTGAGGGAAGCCGACTTCAACCCCGCGCTGTGGAAGCGCGCCGTCGTCGACGGCAAGCTCTACGCCCTCCCGCTCGACATCCACGTCCAGCTCTGCTTCTACCGCAAGGACGTGCTGAGGAAGGCCGGCCTGCTCGGCGACGACGGGCGGATCGTGCCCGTCACGTCCACCGAGGAGTGGTTCGACGTGCTCAAGGAGGCGAAGAAGGCCACGAAGAAGGGACTGCAGACCATCGGTCTGTGGGCCAACGACCAGAACTTCCAGTGGTGGTTCTTCGTCGCCTTCTACACCCAGCTCGGCGGCACCTGGTTCGACGCCGCCGACTCCGACGTCACCTTCGACACGGACAAGGCCACCCAGGTCCTGGAGTTCATGCGCCGGCACATCACCGACGGGTACTCCGACCCGGGCTTCGCCGGGGCCGCGGGCGCCGAACAGTTCCTCAACGGCTCCCCGTTCTGCTGGGAGGGCAACTGGTCGGTGCCGGTGTTCGACGGAGCGAAGACCGAGTACGGCGCCACGCCACTGCCGCCCGTCTTCGGCAAGCGGGCCACCCACGCCGAATCGCACTCCTTCGTCCTGCCGCACCAGTCAGGCCGCGGCGGCGACGCCAACGAGGCCGCCCACGAACTCGCCGCCTACGTCGTCAGGCACGCACAGCAGTGGGCCGCGGGCGGGCACATCCCCGCCTACACGCCGACGCTGTCCACGGCCGCGTACAAGAAGCTCGAACCGCAGAACGAGTACGTCTCCGCGATGGACCACCAGGCCACCGAGCCCAAGGTGTGGTTCGCGGGCTCCACCGGCATCCTCGCCCAGCGCGTCGGACCGATCGCCGCATCCTCCATGCTCGGCTCCGCCAGGCCCGAGGCCGCCGCCCGCCGCATGAGGAGCACCCTCGCCGAGCTCCTCGCGATGAAGAACCCCATGGACGGCAGGACCGCGGCGCAGGCAGGAGCGGCCGCATGA
- a CDS encoding sugar ABC transporter permease, which produces MTTTTPQAVLAPTRARTAADSPTARRRQGFQHGGWFVAPFLVLFALFVIWPLLRGVYLSLTDANISGDGAGFVGLDNYREALHDQLMWDALGHSAYFTLLVVPCITVLALLLALLAHHIERGKWLWRLCFFIPFLLPSTVAGNLWQWLFNPGTGMVNYLFGLDTPWLTGTSYAMLAVVITTLWWTVGFSFLLYLAALQNIPAHLYEAAELDGANVWHRMVHITLPMLRNITGLVIALQILASLQVFDQAVVMQDFGPGPEGSTRTFVQYTLEEGFTSYRVGYASAISIIFFVIIAAVALARMWLLRNREEDAR; this is translated from the coding sequence ATGACGACGACCACACCCCAGGCCGTCCTCGCACCCACCCGCGCGAGGACCGCCGCCGACAGCCCCACGGCCCGCCGCAGGCAGGGCTTCCAGCACGGCGGATGGTTCGTCGCCCCGTTCCTCGTCCTGTTCGCGCTCTTCGTGATCTGGCCGCTGCTGCGCGGCGTCTACCTGAGCCTCACGGACGCCAACATCTCCGGCGACGGCGCGGGCTTCGTCGGCCTCGACAACTACCGCGAGGCCCTGCACGACCAGCTGATGTGGGACGCGCTCGGCCACAGCGCCTACTTCACGCTGCTCGTCGTGCCGTGCATCACGGTCCTCGCCCTCCTCCTCGCGCTGCTCGCCCACCACATCGAGCGCGGAAAATGGCTGTGGCGGCTGTGCTTCTTCATCCCGTTCCTGCTGCCGTCGACCGTCGCGGGCAACCTGTGGCAGTGGCTGTTCAACCCCGGTACGGGCATGGTCAACTACCTCTTCGGCCTCGATACGCCGTGGCTGACCGGCACGTCGTACGCGATGCTCGCCGTCGTCATCACCACCCTGTGGTGGACGGTCGGCTTCAGCTTCCTGCTCTACCTCGCCGCGCTCCAGAACATCCCCGCACACCTCTACGAGGCCGCCGAACTGGACGGCGCGAACGTCTGGCACCGCATGGTCCACATCACCCTGCCCATGCTGCGCAACATCACCGGCCTCGTGATCGCGCTGCAGATCCTCGCCTCGCTCCAGGTCTTCGACCAGGCCGTCGTGATGCAGGACTTCGGCCCCGGGCCCGAGGGGTCGACCCGCACCTTCGTGCAGTACACGCTCGAAGAGGGCTTCACCAGCTACCGCGTGGGCTACGCCTCCGCGATCTCCATCATCTTCTTCGTCATCATCGCGGCCGTCGCCCTCGCCCGGATGTGGCTGCTGCGCAACCGTGAGGAGGACGCCCGATGA
- a CDS encoding carbohydrate ABC transporter permease produces MTADTAQAPVKSRTRKPWSPSQVVLTLIGVAVSAVFLAPLAWALFTSLKSETEAVEVPAHWLPEDWTGQAWKALFATGNITDWFVNSLVVSICVTVVVLLVSALAGYGFARTEFRGKAFLMGTVMAGLMVSPAVLGVPLFTTVQQMGMVDTYWGMILPQCAPAAMVYILYKFFQGIPKELEEAAFIDGAGRWRVFFTIIVPLSRPSLSAVGIFTFIASWNNFLWPYMVTNNPDLMTMPNGIATVMNSYGIQWAQLMAGGLMAGLPLIVVFVFFQRQIVSGVAHTGLAGQ; encoded by the coding sequence ATGACCGCCGACACCGCGCAGGCGCCCGTCAAGTCCCGTACCCGCAAGCCCTGGTCACCGAGCCAGGTCGTGCTCACCCTCATCGGCGTCGCCGTCTCGGCCGTGTTCCTGGCGCCGCTCGCCTGGGCGCTGTTCACCTCGCTCAAGTCGGAGACCGAGGCCGTCGAGGTGCCGGCGCACTGGCTGCCGGAGGACTGGACGGGCCAGGCGTGGAAGGCGCTCTTCGCCACCGGCAACATCACCGACTGGTTCGTGAACTCGCTCGTCGTCTCCATCTGCGTCACCGTCGTCGTGCTGCTCGTCAGCGCGCTCGCCGGATACGGCTTCGCCCGCACCGAGTTCAGGGGCAAGGCGTTCCTCATGGGCACGGTGATGGCGGGCCTGATGGTCTCGCCCGCAGTCCTCGGCGTCCCGCTGTTCACCACGGTCCAGCAGATGGGCATGGTCGACACCTACTGGGGCATGATCCTGCCGCAGTGCGCGCCCGCCGCGATGGTCTACATCCTCTACAAGTTCTTCCAGGGCATCCCGAAAGAGCTGGAGGAGGCGGCGTTCATCGACGGCGCCGGCCGCTGGCGGGTCTTCTTCACCATCATCGTGCCGCTCTCCAGGCCCTCCCTCTCCGCGGTCGGCATCTTCACCTTCATCGCGTCGTGGAACAACTTCCTCTGGCCGTACATGGTGACCAACAACCCCGACCTGATGACCATGCCGAACGGCATCGCGACCGTCATGAACTCCTACGGCATCCAGTGGGCCCAGCTCATGGCCGGCGGGCTGATGGCCGGACTGCCGCTCATCGTCGTCTTCGTCTTCTTCCAGCGCCAGATCGTCAGCGGCGTCGCCCACACCGGGCTGGCCGGCCAGTGA
- a CDS encoding alpha-N-arabinofuranosidase: protein MTRTARFTLDPAFTVGDVDPRLFGSFVEHLGRCVYDGIYEPGHPSADEAGLRTDVLELIRELGVTAIRYPGGNFVSGYRWEDSVGPADERPRRLDLAWRSTETNRFGLSEYIAFLRKIGPQAEPMLAVNLGTRGVQEAIELQEYANHPAGTELSERRIAHGDKDPFGIRLWCLGNEMDGPWQTGHKTAEEYGRTAAETARAMRQIDPSVELVACGSSGRSMPTFAAWEATVLAETYDLVDYVSLHAYYEELGGDRDSFLASAVDMESFIEDVVATCDHVGARLKSTKRINLSFDEWNVWYMARSQQEAEANPLDWPEAPRLLEDSYSVTDAVVFGTLLIALLRHADRVTVACLAQLVNVIAPIMTEPGGPAWRQTTFFPFAQAARHGRGQVLDVRVDSPTYTTAKYGETDLLHATAVRDPETGAVTVFAVNRSQSAALPLEVALHGLGLTGIAEHQVLADADPDARNTLTEPGRVTPHPAEGTALDGGVLRAVLEPMSWNMIRLS, encoded by the coding sequence ATGACCCGCACCGCCCGATTCACCCTCGACCCGGCGTTCACCGTCGGCGACGTCGACCCCCGCCTCTTCGGCTCGTTCGTCGAGCACCTCGGCCGCTGCGTCTACGACGGCATATACGAGCCGGGCCACCCCTCGGCCGACGAGGCGGGCCTGCGGACCGACGTCCTGGAACTCATCCGCGAACTCGGCGTCACCGCCATCCGCTACCCCGGCGGCAACTTCGTCTCCGGCTACCGCTGGGAGGACAGCGTCGGCCCCGCCGACGAACGGCCGCGCCGCCTCGACCTCGCCTGGCGCTCCACCGAGACGAACCGCTTCGGCCTCTCCGAGTACATCGCCTTCCTCAGGAAGATCGGCCCGCAGGCCGAGCCGATGCTCGCCGTCAACCTCGGCACCCGCGGCGTCCAGGAGGCCATCGAGCTCCAGGAGTACGCCAACCACCCGGCCGGCACCGAACTCTCCGAGCGCCGCATCGCGCACGGCGACAAGGACCCCTTCGGCATCAGGCTGTGGTGCCTGGGCAACGAGATGGACGGCCCCTGGCAGACCGGCCACAAGACCGCCGAGGAGTACGGCAGGACCGCCGCCGAGACGGCCCGCGCCATGCGGCAGATCGACCCGTCCGTCGAACTCGTCGCCTGCGGCTCCTCCGGCCGCTCCATGCCCACCTTCGCCGCGTGGGAGGCCACGGTCCTCGCCGAGACCTACGACCTCGTCGACTACGTCTCGCTGCACGCCTACTACGAGGAACTCGGCGGCGACCGCGACTCGTTCCTGGCGTCCGCCGTGGACATGGAGTCCTTCATCGAGGACGTCGTCGCCACCTGCGACCACGTCGGGGCCCGGCTGAAGTCCACGAAGAGGATCAACCTCTCCTTCGACGAGTGGAACGTCTGGTACATGGCCCGCAGTCAGCAGGAGGCCGAGGCGAACCCCCTCGACTGGCCCGAGGCGCCGCGCCTGCTGGAGGACAGCTACTCGGTCACCGACGCCGTCGTCTTCGGCACCCTGCTCATCGCCCTGCTCCGCCACGCCGACCGGGTGACGGTGGCCTGCCTGGCACAACTGGTCAACGTGATCGCCCCGATCATGACCGAACCCGGCGGACCCGCCTGGCGCCAGACCACGTTCTTCCCGTTCGCCCAGGCCGCCCGGCACGGCCGCGGCCAGGTCCTGGACGTCCGGGTGGACTCGCCCACGTACACGACCGCGAAGTACGGTGAGACGGACCTGCTGCACGCCACTGCCGTCCGCGACCCGGAGACCGGCGCGGTCACCGTCTTCGCGGTCAACCGCAGCCAGTCCGCGGCCCTCCCGCTCGAAGTCGCCCTGCACGGGCTCGGCCTGACGGGGATCGCCGAGCACCAGGTCCTCGCCGACGCCGACCCGGACGCCCGCAACACCCTCACCGAACCCGGCCGCGTCACTCCCCACCCGGCCGAGGGCACGGCACTCGACGGGGGAGTGCTGCGGGCCGTGCTGGAGCCGATGTCCTGGAACATGATCCGCCTCTCCTGA
- a CDS encoding EI24 domain-containing protein — MRDLGAGLGYLIKGQRWVARHGKWFGIGLLPGLITLFLYAGALVGLGYGADDLADWATPFADDWSSPWLGLLRTTLTVLVFALGLFLAVITFTAVTLLVGQPFYESLSEEVDRAEGGEVPESGLPLWRELWISARDSVRILVRVALYAILLFALGFVPVAGQTVVPVLGFCVTGYFLAEELTAVALQRRGMALKERLALLRGRRLLVLGFGVPLGLAFLIPFVAVFLMPGAVAGATLLARDLVGDGAGGPGDGPGED; from the coding sequence ATGCGTGATCTCGGGGCGGGCCTCGGCTATCTGATCAAGGGGCAGCGCTGGGTCGCCCGGCACGGCAAGTGGTTCGGCATAGGGCTGCTGCCCGGCCTGATCACCCTCTTCCTGTACGCGGGCGCCCTCGTCGGCCTCGGCTACGGGGCCGACGACCTGGCGGACTGGGCGACACCGTTCGCCGACGACTGGTCCTCGCCCTGGCTCGGCCTGCTGCGCACCACCCTCACCGTGCTGGTCTTCGCGCTCGGCCTCTTCCTGGCCGTCATCACCTTCACCGCCGTGACCCTGCTCGTCGGACAGCCCTTCTACGAGTCGCTGTCGGAGGAGGTGGACCGGGCCGAGGGCGGGGAGGTCCCCGAGTCCGGGCTGCCGCTGTGGCGGGAGCTGTGGATCTCCGCCCGCGACAGCGTGCGCATCCTGGTGCGCGTCGCGCTGTACGCGATCCTGCTCTTCGCCCTCGGATTCGTCCCGGTCGCCGGACAGACCGTCGTCCCGGTCCTCGGCTTCTGCGTCACGGGGTACTTCCTCGCCGAGGAACTCACCGCCGTCGCCCTCCAGCGCCGCGGCATGGCGCTGAAGGAGCGGCTCGCCCTGCTGCGCGGCCGCCGGCTGCTGGTCCTCGGCTTCGGCGTACCCCTGGGGCTCGCCTTCCTGATCCCGTTCGTCGCCGTCTTCCTGATGCCGGGTGCCGTCGCGGGGGCGACCCTGCTGGCGCGCGACCTGGTGGGGGACGGCGCGGGCGGCCCCGGCGACGGCCCGGGCGAGGACTAG